The Cervus elaphus chromosome 32, mCerEla1.1, whole genome shotgun sequence genome window below encodes:
- the LOC122688053 gene encoding olfactory receptor 4A47-like: MGSRNNVTHFVLLSLTQKPKEQKVLSFMFSLFYILTMVGNLLIVVTVTVSKTLNSPMYFFLASLSFMDAIYSSAITPKLISDLFFGENTISFKFCMAQLFIEHLFGGSEVFLLLVMAYDRYVAICKPLHYLVIMRHRVCVALLVVSWVGGFLHSIIQLGTVYGLPFCGPNVIDHFLCDMFPLLKLVCTDTYVIGVLVVANGGLICTIVFLLLLVSYGVILHSLKNLSQEGKRKALQTCGSHITVVVCFFVPCIFMYARPTKTFPIDKSLSVFYTVITPMLNPLIYTLRNSEMTNAMKKLWRRNIISCSK; the protein is encoded by the coding sequence ATGGGATCAAGGAACAATGTGACTCACTTTGTCCTTTTGAGCCTCACACAGAAACCAAAGGAGCAGAAAGTCCTTTCTTTTATGTTCTCGCTCTTTTACATTTTGACCATGGTGGGCAACCTGCTCATTGTTGTGACCGTCACTGTCAGTAAGACTTTAAACTCACCCATGTACTTTTTTCTTGCTAGCTTATCATTCATGGACGCCATTTATTCTTCAGCCATTACCCCAAAATTGATTTCTGATCTGTTCTTTGGGGAAAATACCATATCTTTCAAATTTTGTATGGCTCAGCTCTTTATAGAGCACCTTTTTGGTGGATCTGAAGTCTTTCTTCTGttggtgatggcctatgaccgctatgtggccatatGTAAGCCCTTGCATTATTTGGTGATCATGAGACATAGGGTGTGTGTTGCGCTGCTGGTGGTGTCCTGGGTTGGAGGTTTTCTGCATTCAATTATTCAACTTGGCACTGTTTATGGGCTCCCATTCTGTGGCCCCAATGTCATTGATCACTTTCTCTGTGACATGTTCCCTTTACTGAAACTCGTCTGTACTGACACCTATGTCATTGGCGTCTTAGTTGTGGCCAATGGAGGACTGATCTGCACTATTGTGTTTCTGCTCTTACTCGTCTCCTATGGAGTCATCCTGCACTCTCTGAagaacctgagtcaggaagggaaGCGGAAAGCCCTCCAGACCTGTGGTTCCCACATCACTGTGGTTGTCTGCTTCTTTGTTCCCTGTATTTTCATGTATGCAAGACCCACTAAGACCTTCCCCATTGACAAATCATTGAGTGTGTTTTACACAGTCATAACCCCCATGCTGAACCCATTAATATACACTCTGAGAAACTCAGAGATGACAAATGCTATGAAGAAACTCTGGAGAAGAAACATCATATCTTGTAGCAAATAA